A stretch of DNA from Fundulus heteroclitus isolate FHET01 chromosome 22, MU-UCD_Fhet_4.1, whole genome shotgun sequence:
cctgtataaataaaggtttaataatgataatgaatACCTGTTTACAAAATATTGtttacaatctaaaaaaaacattttttgtttgctggTAAGTTGGTGAAAGACAAATAATCAGCTTGTCTCTATTCAGATGAATTCAAAATGGAAAGCTTTATTAAACTGTCCAAACAATAGGGCagtattattctttattttcttatcgACAATCTATGAAAAGccacataaaaacacaccaaGTCTTTGGGGGATGCcttaaaaatgcatattgaacAGAAAACTACCAATATAATCAATTTAATTGGATTTAAATCCTCAACTAAAGTGCATCTCCCCCTTTTTGTTCTTCAAGCGCAGATTCAGCCAGGgtgtcctgtggtctgatgaagcTAACAGAGTTTGATCataattagttatttttttttaacttcagagGATAAATGGGGAGAAGCTCACAAGCCTGAGGAAACCCAACAAACTGTGAGGTacgggggtggcagcatcatgatgtgggggtGTTTTGCAGCCgaagggactggtgcacttcacaccAGAGATTTCATCACGAGGAAAGAACgttatgtggaaatattgaaggaatcagacaggaagtctgtgatgtCCAAACCTTTTGTACCGTGGGGCAAAATACCCGAGTTTCATGCACTCATAGACCACAagtaattgttttcttttcaattaaaaatacaaaatcaatTGTAttgttattagtttttttttttggctttttttaatcAGGCAAAGTAGAAAAGAACAAATTGTTGAATGAAAGTTTGCATTTTGTTGGTCTACAAGATGTTTTTAGTCGGTTGGCAGCGatgaaaatatgtattttctttaaaatccatTGCTGTATTTAGCCGGGCTAAACAAATGGGTGGGCCCGAGTCCTTTTTCGGATAAAAAGTCGTCGGATGTGTGTGGCTCTACTTACTATGACATTAAAATACAAGCAATAAACAAgactaataaaagaaaaaatactttgtgttcTATTTGAAATTTTCCATATAGCAAGATAATAATTTTCAGTGGAAATCtcatcataaaaaaatacataaagccTTCATCAGCATCAATGCCTGTTGCTGGAGACCCAAATTCCCACTAACGCACTGAAATGCGGTCAATGGGCCACGCTAAATTATTCTAAGGGCTCCAAATGGCCCCCAGACCTTTCTTTGGAGACCCCCTGCCCTCTGAATACCTCCTAATTGGCTTATAAACAGCAAGTTAAATGGTTTGAGGCGATCTCCCCAGAGTAATAGAGATTCAAAACTTTTCTGTTAAATACTAAAAAGTGAATGAAACCTGAAATATTCTCTGACGGAccgcgctgttgccttgcagcatgaaggtcctgggtttgaatcccggccTTGGGTCTTTTTTGCACGTGTTGGTTCTCTCTTGTTACTCCGGCCTCCTCCCATGGTCCAacaacatgactgttaggttaatcgGTCTCTAAATTACCCCAGGTGTGTTTGTGTCGCCCTCTGACTGAcaggtgacctgtccaggtgtcaCCCAAAGATCGCTGGAGATGAACAACCCCTCCCctctgaaaattaaacaaaccagcatcagtttctgtttctgcacaaactgcactttatataaatattacatgctatatttccttagataggaaattatttgaccaatctatataatatgattgaatttgactttggaaagtgccttgagatgacatgtatcatgagttggcgctatataaataatattgagttgaattaaattgaatatttCCATGTACATATGTCCtcttttaaggattttattttacaagtgTTCCTAATTTTTCTTcaaatagtaaataaataaataaataaataagtatggTCTTTAATATGCAATActttgtgttttgtatttttgagATTCTTCTCTAAGGAGgcccatttttaatttttctatatGTGCTTTTTAATTGTGTCTGTGTGCTACATGTGAACTGTGAGCCTGTGTCTCATCTAAATATCATTATGCTGTCACATTGACAAAAGACTCTTGATTATTTGATGGATTatttggcatttagcaaatagaaatatttaataaataataaataatttggtCTGAAAGCTTTGTCTACAGAAACAGCACATCGGGCATTTGACTCAACAACCCTTAGAAACATGGACAGCAGGATAAATATGCTGTAGCACACTGATTTTAAACATGTGTAGCAATATTTATTAACTTGTTTGCTCGTGCATTAAATAATCTATTAATAAATGTGCCTCattctttatattttgttaGATTTTATGATACTGCTTTTAGTTCATAGTAACAGTGGAAGAGTCAGAAAAGggtttttcttaaaaaataactttattattcatgaaaatcttttaaacaaaatagaagtttgtgaaaaaaaataaaatctatatttaaaCTCTACAAACACGGCATCTTAACTGTAGGACCACAATGATTGTCTCACAATTCATCAAAGATTGCACCATAttgctcttttttcccccccggtCGTATCAAAAATACCTCATGTTACATTTAATCATTCAGTCGTAATCCTCCTACAAGCTCTTTTACGGTTATAATTTGAACAAGAATTTGCTCAGCAGGACTTGGTTTTTATATCAAAAAACACGAcaaagatttcaaaataaaatcaaaagccTCTCTGAGGCTcaacaaactgcaaaaaataaatacagcgACGAAGATAAAGCAATACAAATGTATTTACTGTCTCCCAGACTAGAGGGAAGACGTCCACATTGTCCAGCAACATGTCCGGTTGTCCTCCGGCCGGCGGTTCACGCGTGGACGTGATGGCTGTCAAACTCGTAAGGAAAGGACGAGTGGACGTACTCCTGTCCTGCAGCACAGTCGTACCTCATCAGGCACGGGTAGCTTTCAGGCGGCACAACGTCCAGCTGCAGGTCCAGCCACTGCCGGCGAGGAGCCGCGTGCCTCCTGGGGTCCGTCAGGATCCTGTTGAGGGCCACGATGTAGCTGAGGGCCATCTGCAGGGTTTCGTACTTGGACAGCTTTTTGTCCTGCCCCCACTGCGGCACCACTTTGCGCAGGCGGTCGAAGGCCGTGTTCAGACCCTgcatcctcttcctctctctggcGTTGGCCGCCATCCGTCGCCTCGTGGCGGTCTCGAATTTCTCCGGGCTCTTGGAGTCCGGCTCCGAGGACTCGGACCCGGAGTCGGTGCAGCTGGGCCGGCGGGACTTCATGGCTGCGGACAAACCGGGGTCGGACAGATTCAAGACGAAGAGGCTCCCGGGGCCGGATTCAAAGCTCATTCCTCGGGTTTTTAAGGTCTTGATTTGTTCCAAGCTGAGAGTCCGACTCGTGTAACTCCGGATAGTCTGAAGACTCCGAGATGATCTGGAGACAGAGAAGATGCTGCTTTTATAGGACGGAGCAGATGAAcaggtggcagcaggtggagtccCCACTCTCCCCACAGAGGAACACACCCCTGCAGACCCACAAACACCCACGCCCACTCTCagcacacacccacacacaaacaaaccctAATGAAATTTTAATTATCACGGTCCGGGCGATCCGGCCGTGGCTTCGCTCAGAGCCATGTGTCACAAACACCAAAAGTCGACCATCTGGCGGCTCGGCTCGCCACGTCTGATGATTCCGAACATTTGAAGGCACAGACCTGAACACAGTCACTAAAAACATCAacaagaacaggaaaaaaacagctaaaaaaaaacaaaaggacagATGAGGAATTAGCCACGTGatccgttattaattaaatttcgATTGTATTGCATTTAACTTGTAAACTGTAACGACAAACAGCTGACCCATTTCAAGACACAAACTCTGTTCTGTCCTTTTTAATCATCAAGACACcatttgaaaacgttttttcctcaaaaaagaaaacaaaaaaagaaataaactgcaTCTAATCTGCAAGAACTGTTAACCAGCGGGTGAAAAAGCACCTTTGTCAGGTTTTTCATGACGTCCACCCCTCCTCTGTGTGACGAGGGGCAATAATCTGAGATTAGCTTGAGGCACTTTGTGAAGTGTAAGTGAGGCCTGTAACCTGAGGGATTTTAACCGACACATTAGAGGGGAGGATTATGGCGTTTAAACAATATGGACCAAGATGGTGTGAAGACCGCTGCGGAAGCTCCTGGACCAGAAACATCTACCCAGGGGTTCACGTCTCTCCACCGTGGAAGTTTATTGCTGATGCATTAACGTCTGGCGCGTTGTCGGCGCACACATGATGCCAAATGAATAATTTAAGTGTGAGGCGGTGCAAGAAGTAAGAAGTCTGTCTGCCGGTGCCATCAGCTGGTGCTCGACTTTATCAATCTGATCGCATTCAGTGGTTTTAGGTCAACTGTTTTTCACTCCGTAACAACATTTGCCTTTAAGGTTTTAACGTTGCTGCACTTCCTTATCACTCTTTTTAAAAGACCACATCAGTGAAAATGCAAAAACCGAAAATGATCTAAAATCAAAGCTCAAACACGGAAGTATGAAATGATTTTTATCATCTTCCAAGTAAGGAAAACGGAGCATTTATCTCTGAAAACTGTTTTAGTTTCCACGCTACATTCAAGTTAATAAAattctaaaaacagttaaagttactacatttatttgtatttaaaatatgtCGATTATCTGtgatttttcacatcacaactAATTCAactaatttatgttttttggttttttgggTTATACTGCAAAAACCTTACACAGATTAATAcacattgatttaaaataaagggtcattaagctgttttttttaacattcaaaCTCCTCTTAGATCTGGATTCCAGGTGGACTTTTGGTTCTTAAACTCATTCTGGTTTAGACACCAAACAAATAAAGCAGTTAATCTTAATTTATTCTAACATCGActgattaaaaactaaaacatattaaagagaaaaataatgtGATGCAGGTTCTTTGAAAAGATTAGCAGTTTTGAATGCAACAGAAAATTAAggaatatttaaattattattctcatttacagaacatgtcgCTGACCTTTTCTCTGATTTCTATTAAACTCCAAATGTGAACCAAGGTGATTGATGTGGTTATAAAGCGAATAAAGTGGGAATTCTTAGCTTCGATGCATTTAAtgaccaacaaaaaaaatcttctaacAAAATAAAGTTCCCACACATAACAAACTATGATTGAAGGAGACTGACCTAGGTTTGTGAAGgtgataattaaataaaaacaaataaaacaattatttaataaaacataatctGTCCAGAATACTGGAAAACTGTTGAATTatgaaatggaaaatgtttatGAAATAGAAGAATTAGTTTGTTTGTGATACTTCACAttgtttttctcactttttatGAGTGTAATCTTCAGTGAGGTATTTCCTTATGTCTTAATttcaatcaaaataaaataaaataaaaaggtctgctgtgttttttttcttctgggttCTTGTTTTCGTCGGATTATGCTGCAGCTCTTGTCCGTGTGCGCACAGCCTGGCCTGCAGAGGCCGGGTAATGAATGATTAATCACCGTCAGAGTCCCAGATTAATGCATGTCGCTGGTATTGGGTCATGCACACAAGCTGATGCTCTCTGGCCGTTTTGGGATTGACTGGTTTGCTGTGCATTTAGGCATATAATCCCATCTACCAGTCGGTTCATTTATTACAGATTGATAGAGTTTGCCAGCTGCTGCTTGTCCTGTCAGGCCTTTAAAtgcctcttccttttttttttttgttgttgctctcTTACGTGATTGGCTTGTCTGAGCATCGATGGCTGAGTGATGCCCTCTGCCAAAAGCCATATGTCACAGCCTAGGAGTGACCAGTCTGCCccgacagaaaagaaaaaacacatctcGTATCTCCTCCAGGTCTCCGTATGGAGAAATGGAGATTAAGAGACAAGGCGTATGTTTCAGAGGAAGAGAAAGTGTTAGAGAGGATTCACTGAGTACGGCTGGTTTGATTAAATATCAGCAGTATGAGtttactttaaatgtttgaacttCAATCTTCTCCTTTCTAATGCGCTGGACTGCTAATGTTTTGGTTATATAACAATtaccatgaaaaaaataaaaaaatactgcgATTACATTCGGAAATATAAAACCCAATGATACAATGTTGAATATAAAACAAGTTGCTTGCGTTATTGATCAATAAAAGAGCAACATTTCTCCCCGAACACCGAGGAGGAATCTGATTCTCAGAAGAAACGCCCACAGAACCCAGTCGACAAGTAGGCCTGGCAGCTGGTCAGATGGGGCTTTGAGTCTAATTAGGTCATGTAAGGTGAATGTAATTTTATGCCTGTTTGAACTCCAGTCCCCTCTAATTGGACTCATTAGCGATGCTTAATTGGCTTCTGGGTTTTCCTCATTTTTCGTTGGAATCAGTTTGAGCTGATCGGGCTCTGATTCCAGGACAGGTAGTAGTGATGGATGtgataagtaaatgtttaaacaaataaataagttaattaCTAACAAAATCCGGTTGTCATATAACATAAGCTATGTAAGCTTTTTCATAGTAAAACAACTTGTAACTTCCTCCCACTTTAAGTAAACCAAtaagttacttttatgttttatttttcttcacagCCTTACTGCAGAAACAAGGACATCAACAACAGGAACATTCACTGAAGATGGAGATGGTTGGATAAATGACTCACTATTAAAGCAGTAAGAGGCGGGTAGTAACTAATAacttttattatatttacttgagtaatttgtTAAAACAATTACACTTCTAGGGTTAGTTTTACCGCACTACACTCTTTCATTTGAAGTAACACTACTTGTAATTGGGTAAAATTCCTGGAAACTCTAATTACCCCGGGTCACTTCACTTTATACAGCAAGCACGTTTTAACCAcgagacacaaacacacgccTATATGGTTCATGTTACAGTGAGACTTCTTCTATGTTTACAAGCTTCATTGTCCTAATGCTATTTTCTATGCGCCTGCTGAGCCATTTGGAGATAATTAAATAACGTATATTGTCTCTGGGTGTACTTTGCCATGTTATAAAATATGTACATTACCTACAGTAGGTATTGGCTTCAAAACTGGCTAAATGAAAAGTGCTCTGAAACTTTACaatatgaaaaaacattttattaggatatttttgtttcttcttccaGAATTTGTTATATCGTACtgatgttacttatttttacaaaGCTTTTTAAGTTGCAGAAAGtgacaggtttaaaaaaaagtgagattTAGGTTCCAGAACGTAACAATTGGGTTCCAGGAAAATTACCTATAAATTACAGAAATGAACCTTAAATTTCATGAAAAATAATCTTTAAGTTCCAGAAAGTAACAGTTAGGTTTCAGGAATGCAACCTGTAACAAAGTAACGTTTAGGCTCCATGAACATAATCTTTAAGTCCTAAAAAGGTAACATATAGGTTCCAGGAACATAGCCTGTAAGTTCCACAAAGTAAGCTATTAGtttattaaaggggacatatcatgcataatccacttttttagccattaaatacattttaatacctAGAGTCTCTAGGaaagcagaaaatttgaatgtagtctttccaggagctgcgtagatGTCTTTCTATTCTTTTTCGGTAATGCTTTTCAgtccattcagttttctctgttctctatcgtgtttttttgaacaattacatcacagtatttgctgcagagcagcTAAACAAGACCATGGCTACCCAATTttgcaaatctgccatttttatttcttggcgtgattttgtagtccaagctcaaagATACCGAAGCTACAAGAGTCAGTAAGTTAAAATGAGTCACAATGTgcggttgttcattacaccg
This window harbors:
- the atoh7 gene encoding protein atonal homolog 7 — protein: MSFESGPGSLFVLNLSDPGLSAAMKSRRPSCTDSGSESSEPDSKSPEKFETATRRRMAANARERKRMQGLNTAFDRLRKVVPQWGQDKKLSKYETLQMALSYIVALNRILTDPRRHAAPRRQWLDLQLDVVPPESYPCLMRYDCAAGQEYVHSSFPYEFDSHHVHA